A stretch of Paracoccus sp. N5 DNA encodes these proteins:
- a CDS encoding VOC family protein has protein sequence MKIDYLEFSSPDLPATKAFFASAFGWGFNDYGPEYQELADAGISGGIAAGALAPPLVILRTDDLEAALARVTGAGAEITRPIFDFPGGRRFQFREPGGTEMAVWSER, from the coding sequence ATGAAGATCGACTATCTGGAATTCTCCTCGCCCGATCTGCCGGCGACCAAGGCGTTCTTTGCCAGCGCCTTCGGCTGGGGCTTCAACGACTACGGTCCGGAATACCAGGAACTGGCCGATGCCGGCATCTCGGGCGGCATCGCGGCCGGTGCCCTGGCGCCGCCGCTGGTCATCCTGCGCACCGACGATCTCGAGGCGGCGCTGGCCCGCGTGACCGGGGCGGGGGCCGAGATCACCCGGCCGATCTTCGATTTCCCCGGCGGCCGGCGCTTCCAGTTCCGCGAACCCGGGGGCACCGAGATGGCGGTCTGGTCCGAGCGTTGA
- a CDS encoding trimeric intracellular cation channel family protein: MQALVALLDYASVLVFALTGALVASRAQLDLVGFVFFATLTGVGGGTLRDLVLGRAPVFWVDRPELILLTTAAAIVVFFTAHLLESRYRAILWLDACALAVAVPAGVGVALQAGVGPVVTVMMGVMTGTFGGLMRDVVGNEVPLVLKQGELYITATFGGAVAGLALLALGLPYPLALFGCAAVVLALRAGSMALGWRLPVYKARPPRG, encoded by the coding sequence ATGCAGGCGCTGGTGGCGCTGCTCGACTATGCCTCGGTGCTGGTCTTTGCGCTGACCGGGGCGCTGGTCGCCAGCCGGGCGCAGCTCGACCTGGTCGGCTTCGTCTTCTTCGCCACGCTGACCGGGGTCGGCGGCGGCACGCTGCGCGACCTGGTGCTGGGCCGGGCGCCGGTGTTCTGGGTCGATCGGCCCGAGCTGATCCTGCTGACCACCGCCGCCGCCATCGTGGTGTTCTTCACCGCGCATCTGCTGGAAAGCCGCTATCGCGCGATCCTGTGGCTGGATGCCTGCGCGCTGGCCGTGGCGGTGCCGGCCGGCGTGGGCGTGGCCCTGCAGGCCGGGGTCGGCCCGGTCGTCACGGTGATGATGGGGGTCATGACCGGCACCTTCGGCGGGCTGATGCGCGACGTGGTCGGCAACGAGGTGCCCCTGGTGCTGAAACAGGGCGAGCTCTACATCACCGCGACCTTCGGTGGCGCGGTCGCGGGGCTGGCGCTGCTGGCGCTGGGGCTGCCCTATCCGCTGGCGCTGTTCGGCTGCGCCGCCGTGGTGCTGGCGCTGCGCGCGGGCAGCATGGCTTTGGGCTGGCGGCTGCCGGTCTACAAGGCGCGGCCGCCGCGCGGCTAG
- the rnhA gene encoding ribonuclease HI, with amino-acid sequence MTRLYAWTDGACSGNPGPGGWGVLMRAIEGGAVLKERELSGGEPDTTNNRMELMAAIAALEILTRPSEITVTTDSAYVKNGVTQWIHGWKRNGWRTADRKPVKNAELWQRLDAAQARHQVRWEWIKGHAGHPENERADELARAGMAPFKPARV; translated from the coding sequence ATGACCCGGCTCTATGCATGGACCGACGGGGCCTGCAGCGGCAATCCCGGTCCGGGCGGCTGGGGCGTGCTGATGCGCGCCATCGAGGGCGGCGCGGTGCTGAAGGAGCGCGAGCTGTCGGGCGGCGAGCCCGACACCACCAACAACCGCATGGAGCTGATGGCCGCCATCGCCGCGCTGGAGATCCTGACCCGGCCCAGCGAGATCACCGTCACCACCGACAGTGCCTATGTGAAGAACGGCGTCACGCAATGGATCCACGGCTGGAAACGCAACGGCTGGCGCACCGCCGACCGCAAGCCCGTGAAGAATGCCGAGCTGTGGCAGCGGCTCGACGCGGCGCAGGCCCGCCACCAGGTGCGCTGGGAATGGATCAAGGGCCACGCCGGCCACCCCGAGAACGAGCGCGCCGACGAACTGGCCCGCGCCGGCATGGCGCCCTTCAAGCCGGCGAGGGTCTGA
- a CDS encoding glutathione S-transferase family protein, with the protein MRLYSMPSSGNSYKVRLLLALLGRACEIVDVEYMTEALESARAEGRLPFGKAPVLALDDGRLLPESNAILCFLGEGSAYVPADPVLRAEMLGWMFWEQNQHEGTIAVRAALRFYPHRRALATPERMAELLDRGHANLRIMEERLSGRDWLVGDAVSLADICLYAYTHTAGARGGFDMARFPAIAAWLDRIAALPGYQGLEA; encoded by the coding sequence ATGCGGCTTTACTCCATGCCCTCCTCGGGCAACAGCTACAAGGTGCGGCTGCTCTTGGCGCTGCTGGGCCGGGCCTGCGAGATCGTCGATGTCGAATACATGACCGAGGCGCTGGAAAGCGCCCGGGCCGAGGGGCGGCTGCCCTTCGGCAAGGCGCCGGTGCTGGCGCTGGACGATGGCCGGCTGCTGCCCGAATCCAATGCGATCCTGTGTTTCCTGGGCGAAGGCTCGGCCTATGTCCCGGCCGATCCGGTGCTGCGCGCCGAGATGCTGGGCTGGATGTTCTGGGAGCAGAACCAGCACGAGGGCACCATCGCCGTGCGCGCCGCGCTGCGCTTCTATCCGCATCGCCGCGCCCTGGCCACGCCCGAGCGCATGGCCGAGCTGCTGGATCGCGGCCATGCCAACCTGCGGATCATGGAGGAGCGGCTTTCGGGGCGCGACTGGCTGGTCGGCGACGCGGTCAGCCTGGCCGACATCTGCCTTTACGCCTATACCCATACGGCCGGCGCGCGCGGCGGCTTCGACATGGCGCGGTTTCCGGCCATCGCGGCCTGGCTCGACCGCATCGCCGCCCTGCCCGGCTATCAGGGGCTCGAGGCATGA
- a CDS encoding DUF1330 domain-containing protein, whose protein sequence is MTVYLIAEVKVTDEAWIPDYAARVHEIAARHNGRYLSRSGNIEELEGEPTDVTLIALIQFPSREDALAFANDPEYAPFGAARKAGSVSHFRLIDDTDLAGSIPYLGKPG, encoded by the coding sequence ATGACCGTCTATCTCATCGCCGAGGTCAAGGTGACCGACGAGGCCTGGATCCCGGATTACGCCGCGCGGGTGCATGAGATCGCCGCCCGGCACAACGGCCGCTATCTGTCGCGCAGCGGCAATATCGAGGAGTTGGAGGGCGAGCCGACCGATGTCACGCTGATCGCGCTGATCCAGTTCCCCTCGCGCGAGGATGCCCTGGCTTTCGCGAACGACCCGGAATACGCCCCCTTCGGCGCGGCGCGCAAGGCCGGCTCGGTCAGCCATTTCCGCCTGATCGACGACACCGACCTGGCCGGCAGCATCCCCTATCTCGGCAAGCCCGGATAG
- the ispH gene encoding 4-hydroxy-3-methylbut-2-enyl diphosphate reductase produces MDQKPPLTLYLAAPRGFCAGVDRAIKIVEMALQKWGAPVYVRHEIVHNKFVVDSLRDKGAVFVEELDDVPDDRPVIFSAHGVPKSVPAEARRREMVFVDATCPLVSKVHVEAERHHAEGLQMVMIGHAGHPEVLGTMGQLPEGEVLLVETVEDVAHIAPRDPGRLAFITQTTLSVDDTAAIVAALQARFPLIVGPAKEDICYATTNRQASVKAIAGKIDALLVIGAPNSSNSRRLVEVGSAAGCAYSQLVMRADQIDWRAIAGARAVGVTAGASAPEVLVNEVIDAFRTRYDVAVELVETARENVEFKVPRVLREPG; encoded by the coding sequence ATGGACCAGAAACCGCCCCTGACCCTCTATCTCGCCGCACCGCGCGGCTTCTGCGCCGGCGTGGACCGGGCGATCAAGATCGTCGAAATGGCGCTGCAGAAATGGGGCGCCCCGGTCTATGTCCGCCACGAGATCGTGCATAACAAGTTCGTCGTCGACAGCCTGCGCGACAAGGGCGCGGTCTTCGTCGAGGAACTGGACGACGTGCCCGACGACCGGCCGGTGATCTTCTCGGCCCATGGCGTGCCGAAATCGGTCCCGGCCGAAGCGCGCCGGCGCGAGATGGTCTTCGTCGATGCGACCTGCCCGCTGGTCAGCAAGGTCCATGTCGAGGCCGAGCGCCACCATGCCGAGGGCTTGCAGATGGTGATGATCGGCCATGCCGGCCACCCCGAGGTGCTGGGCACCATGGGCCAGCTGCCCGAGGGCGAGGTGCTGCTGGTCGAGACCGTCGAGGACGTGGCCCATATCGCGCCGCGCGACCCCGGCCGGCTGGCCTTCATCACCCAGACCACGCTCTCGGTCGACGACACCGCGGCCATCGTCGCAGCCTTGCAGGCACGCTTCCCGCTGATCGTCGGCCCGGCCAAGGAAGACATCTGCTATGCCACGACCAACCGCCAGGCCTCGGTCAAGGCCATCGCCGGCAAGATCGACGCGCTGCTGGTGATCGGGGCGCCGAACAGCTCGAACTCGCGCCGGCTGGTCGAGGTCGGCAGCGCCGCCGGCTGCGCCTATTCGCAGCTTGTGATGCGCGCCGACCAGATCGACTGGCGCGCCATCGCGGGCGCCCGGGCCGTGGGCGTGACCGCCGGGGCCTCGGCGCCCGAGGTGCTGGTCAACGAGGTCATCGACGCCTTCCGCACGCGCTACGACGTGGCCGTGGAACTGGTCGAGACCGCGCGCGAGAATGTCGAGTTCAAGGTGCCCCGCGTGCTGCGAGAGCCGGGCTGA
- a CDS encoding adenine phosphoribosyltransferase, translating into MARDTRAVRDYIRTIVDFPHEGILFRDVTTLFADARGFRMAVDQLLAAYAGERIDKVVGLEARGFILGGAVAHQLSVGFVPIRKKGKLPGATISQAYALEYGEAVMEIHDDALKPGERVLIVDDLLATGGTAGAGIALCERLGAAVVGCAFVIELPELGGRALLEGLGHEVHALTAFEGA; encoded by the coding sequence ATGGCCCGCGATACCCGGGCCGTGCGCGACTATATCCGCACCATCGTCGATTTCCCGCATGAGGGCATCCTGTTTCGCGACGTGACCACGCTCTTTGCCGACGCCCGCGGCTTTCGCATGGCGGTGGACCAGTTGCTGGCCGCCTATGCCGGCGAACGCATCGACAAGGTGGTGGGGCTCGAGGCGCGCGGCTTCATCCTGGGCGGCGCGGTGGCGCATCAGCTCTCGGTGGGCTTCGTGCCGATCCGCAAGAAGGGCAAGCTGCCCGGCGCCACCATCAGCCAGGCCTATGCGCTGGAATATGGCGAGGCGGTGATGGAGATCCACGATGACGCGCTGAAACCGGGCGAGCGGGTGCTGATCGTGGACGACCTCTTGGCCACCGGCGGCACGGCCGGGGCGGGCATCGCGCTTTGCGAGCGGCTCGGCGCCGCGGTGGTGGGCTGCGCCTTCGTGATCGAGCTGCCCGAACTCGGCGGCCGCGCGCTGCTCGAGGGACTGGGCCACGAGGTCCATGCCCTGACCGCCTTCGAGGGCGCCTGA
- a CDS encoding flavin reductase family protein has translation MFYRPEAGHGLPHNPLNALVAPRPIGWISTRGRLGDNLAPYSFFNLTAYVPPQVMFASTSAKPDRPGTKDSVAQIVESRVFCVNIADGGLKDQVNASSAVLDAGTSEFAAAGIAAAECQTIDCPRVAQAAASLECRMTQVIRLAGQANVMVLGVVTGIHIRPDCIVDGRFRPALGWLSRLGYMDYTITTETFEMERP, from the coding sequence ATGTTCTACCGACCCGAGGCCGGCCACGGCCTGCCGCACAACCCGCTGAACGCGCTGGTGGCGCCCCGGCCGATCGGCTGGATCTCGACCCGCGGCCGGCTGGGCGACAATCTCGCGCCCTATTCCTTCTTCAACCTGACCGCCTATGTGCCGCCGCAGGTGATGTTCGCCTCGACCTCGGCCAAGCCCGACCGGCCGGGGACCAAGGACAGCGTGGCCCAGATCGTCGAAAGCCGGGTGTTTTGCGTCAATATCGCCGACGGCGGCCTGAAGGACCAGGTGAACGCCAGCTCGGCCGTCCTGGACGCCGGGACCAGCGAATTCGCGGCCGCCGGCATCGCGGCCGCGGAATGCCAGACCATCGACTGCCCGCGCGTGGCCCAGGCCGCGGCCTCGCTCGAATGCCGCATGACCCAGGTCATCCGGCTGGCCGGCCAGGCCAATGTCATGGTGCTGGGCGTGGTGACCGGCATCCACATCCGGCCCGACTGCATCGTCGACGGCCGCTTCCGCCCCGCGCTCGGCTGGCTGTCGCGGCTGGGCTACATGGATTACACCATCACCACCGAGACCTTCGAGATGGAGCGCCCCTGA
- a CDS encoding N-acetyltransferase: MYALRPERAVDYAEVEALLDLCFAPGRTALSSYRLREGVAPVPGLCLVLRDSFDVMVGAIRFWPVHVGDEDVLLLGPVAVHPTAQGEGLGGLLIREGLERAEMQGWSRVMLVGDEPYYRRFGFRKLEHVQMPPPTNPDRVLGLELEPGAWAGVEGPVTRDTSDNEAANQAWRSLGGRG, translated from the coding sequence ATGTATGCTCTTCGCCCCGAACGCGCTGTCGATTACGCCGAGGTCGAGGCGCTTCTCGACCTGTGCTTCGCGCCGGGGCGCACCGCGCTGAGCTCCTATCGCCTGCGCGAGGGCGTGGCGCCGGTGCCCGGCCTGTGCCTGGTTTTGCGCGACAGTTTCGACGTGATGGTGGGGGCGATCCGCTTCTGGCCGGTGCATGTGGGCGATGAGGACGTGCTGCTGCTGGGTCCCGTCGCCGTGCACCCGACCGCCCAGGGCGAGGGCCTGGGCGGCCTGCTGATTCGCGAGGGGCTGGAGCGGGCCGAGATGCAGGGCTGGTCGCGGGTCATGCTGGTCGGCGACGAGCCCTATTACCGCCGCTTCGGCTTTCGCAAGCTCGAGCATGTGCAGATGCCGCCGCCGACCAACCCCGACCGCGTGCTGGGGCTGGAACTGGAACCCGGCGCCTGGGCCGGGGTCGAGGGCCCCGTCACCCGCGACACCAGCGACAACGAGGCCGCGAACCAGGCTTGGCGGTCGCTGGGCGGGCGCGGCTGA
- a CDS encoding Ivy family c-type lysozyme inhibitor, which translates to MTIRRILSVLTLGAALGLGPALAQEAAGPSLADLGQDQALTAAFDKMAEGHPMPEWLRGAAVTTPAQKVSFGGKDYLAMTACKQHDCAANQLAMLYAPDSGEAYGLLSVQDGKGAELLTWLNIGGNAESIDGRTILYAALTGSLANHPEAFDYKD; encoded by the coding sequence ATGACGATCCGCCGCATCCTCTCCGTCCTGACGCTCGGGGCCGCCCTGGGCCTTGGCCCCGCCCTGGCGCAGGAGGCCGCCGGCCCGAGCCTTGCCGACCTCGGCCAGGACCAGGCGCTGACCGCGGCCTTCGACAAGATGGCCGAGGGTCACCCCATGCCGGAATGGCTGCGCGGCGCGGCGGTGACCACCCCGGCGCAGAAGGTCTCGTTCGGCGGCAAGGACTACCTGGCGATGACCGCCTGCAAGCAGCACGATTGCGCCGCGAACCAGCTGGCCATGCTTTACGCGCCGGACAGCGGCGAGGCCTACGGTCTGCTCTCGGTCCAGGACGGCAAGGGGGCCGAGCTGCTGACCTGGCTCAACATCGGCGGCAATGCCGAATCGATCGACGGCCGCACCATCCTTTACGCGGCGCTGACCGGCAGCCTGGCGAACCACCCCGAGGCCTTCGACTACAAGGATTGA